The region gatttgtaaatatttagccaAAGGGAGAGGCATTTGGAAACACCAACTGAGCACTAACATCCCTTTGACATTCAATCAGGAAATAATGTTTTTGGTTGCCAAAATATGATGCAGTTTATTTGCACATGAATTTCTTTGACCCTTAGCGTGTCTAATGTTAacaatttttgagatgttttactTTAGTGTATGTTGCAGCGTATACAAATGTGCATTAATAATTGGATTTATAAGGCAATGTTCATTTGCATTAGTGGCAAGAAGGTCAGAAACTTTTTTCGCACCTAGTGACTGCCTTATACAAGAAGGCCAAGGTTCCGATGTCCACAACCAAATAGTTTGTTAAGCCAACTAGGAGTATCCTTGGGAACTCCACCTACACCTACTACGTTGAGCTTAACTACAAGCACATCCAAGATTGGAATGAGCGACAGGAGAAAAAGATGGATGTTCCACAATTTCTCAAgcagaagatgaagaaaaaaggCCAAGGGACCAAGGGTCCAACGATATGACAAATATGGAGTAGGTCATTAGGTATGAACTACACCCAAAAATTTGAGATTTCCATCTCTGAGCCACCATCGAATCGATACCACCCATACAACAAGCTGGTTAGGAATTGGAGGAGGAGAAAGAAGGAGATGACAAGGACGAAGAAGAAGAGCCGACCCTCGACAAAAATTTTGATGAGATATTCCGATCAGAGTAGCCATCTGTCAGAAGAGTTAAGATTCGCACCCTGAGCTGCACAATCCTTACTAGGTCTACGGATGTGTGGGCCGCCACTCTAAACACAAGTCGAGGGAAGGACCTAATGATCAAAGAGAATCGGCCAGATCCCAATTCTAATTAAAAACTTTcgtacttttaattttatttttgggacttataattttaatttttgggatgattttattttgttgggaattatttagttatttttctattAGTTAATTTCTGTGTAGGAACCTTGTACGATATGCAACACTACATCTCAGAGTTAAACCGACATGAGGAAGACCACCTGACCACATCCAAGGACCTTTAACACTAAAATCGTGTAGTCTCTTCTCTTATCTTTGAGACACACATCAGGGATGATGTGCCAAGTAAAGTGTGAGGGGAACAtagaaatttttcaaattttaatgcttttattagttgtttttttttgtttatttctattattttttgttttcactTTTGTGTGTGTTTGCTTGTGCGCGAGCTTGTAGCAATACAAGTGATTAGTTATAAGCATATAAATAGGAAAGTGTGACGTGCCAAGTAAATTGTTCAATGTTACACTATTTAGTTCATTTTATTACAATTTGAATACGTGACACTATATTAGGTGCACCAATGGAATAATAGGTACATGGAAagcatatatgtttattttaataacaaGTTGTTAGTGTGTTAATATTTAGTTAATTGTAATCCATGAATTGAAAcacttagggatgacctaaggcgtTTGTTTGTAGACATTTTTGAGCCAAAAGGCCGACCTTAATGTAAAATCCCTAgtaccttaatttttgaacctAAATACCTATTTCTTGATGAACCACAATAGAAGCCCTAAGCCTTAGAAGATAATCTCTTGATCTGATTTTCTTGGTCCTTGCACGAACTTAAACGTCAGGCTATTGATATTGAGGGTTAGGTAGATACGACACGATGGTTTccaagtaaaagaaaaataagagtgAGCCTAAGGGATTGTATAGTATGGTGAGTATAAGAGTATTACAAACTTGTGcttaaatagaaaaattttgaaaattaatcaaaaggaaaattttggaaaaagctAAAATAGCTAAGAAAGAAGTTTTTGAGAATATTGAAaaaaagtgagtgaaaaagaaaagaaagaagaaaaattcgTTATTTTTTGCACATTAGTCTTGCTAGGACAATTGTATTCACTTACTATACCTTAGGAATTGAGATAAAAGGTAAGAGAGAGAAGGGGATATAAGGTGGCGAGCTAAAGGGTCTAATTGGGAAAGAATTAGGGTCAATATAATGTGCAAAATATTTTTGTGCTTTAACTATTTTGTATGCCTATTCCTTAATTCCAAACAAACCTAAGTCGTAGAATGTTACAAGCCGAAAATACCTATGTGACTTAAGTGATACGATTTATGGATGAAAATTAACTGAATTTTTACATTTCTAATTACTGGTGTTCTTCGAGCATAAATGTATATTTTGTGTACCTATTCCGATGGATCAATGTACTTACCACTCTTGAATTTGTTTGTTTTGTAATTGTATGAACTAATGTGTGTGATATTGAAGGTCGAGAGTTAGTTGTATATTGTGTTAGAGTTACATATTCATTCACATTGTTCTATGTATGTAGCTCTGATCTAGTCCTTGTATATGACATGCTCAAGAActagttgattttattttattgtgtgtgatttttattttgtttccttttatcttgttgcttgaagacaagcaacGACTTAAGTGAGGGGGAGTTTGATTTGCTCCaattcgttgtggcaaattaagatctTTCCGGCACTTAACGAGCTTATTTTATagcatttttatatgtttttatttcattttcagttTTTATTACTTGGTGTTTAATTTATGTAAAATAAGTGTCTTTAcacaattttaatttatgttatgaCATAATGGGCCACTATGTGCATAGGGATGATCTAACGACTCTATCTAGTGTGTAAGACACTATTTTTTGTGCTTAGAAGATGAGAGACGATTTCATCGTCATGACACCAAGAAGTGGTGTTGCAACATTGAACTTTGAAGCCAAAATACCTAGGAAATGGACTGGTGTTGCGACATCGAGTGATTAACAAGAATTCTtaattaagggtatttttgtcctCACAATGTATCGTAATCAGAATTTTGGTCTGTTTAGCAACCCTAATTAGGTCTGAGcataaactctataaataggaatgTTAAGTCTCATTTGAGGAGGCTTGGCCAAGTGAGCCGTTTTagtattttagggtttttagtttagttttattttcttttcaatttaggcctttttatacttttgttactattttaactTGAACTCGATTTCGAtccaagatttcaatatattagtttttcattattttggtGTTGATTCCAATTGCAATCGAGGTGATCTTCACGGCTGTTAAGGGAGATTTTACTTTTGAGCTTCAATAGATATAAAAAAGGATTTATTTCTATACTCttgacttttatttaatttgttgttatgcatgttaaatatgagtttaggaAATATTGTACGTAGATCCATGAGTAGTTAATTTCCTTAAGGAGTTTAACGAATGGATGTGTGAATAATTAATGAATGAATGAGGGTTGAAATCTGGGTTAGTGGGTTTAAATTATGTGTGATTAAACCTTACGAAGTGACGTCCctaggaagtaatttaggataaacGAGATCGAAAGATAAATTTACCGAGTGCCTTATAATCTATCCCGATCAAGAAAGTGAGGTCGAGAGGCAAGCGTGTATTGgtcgattagttaattagctAGAGGCTGAGAGGTAATAACTAGTTAACTCGATAAAACACAAGTTTTGAAGTTAATTAGGATCATTAAAGTGAGTTAAGCTCTTGCTTGTTTTAttggattattttttattgttaaattggttgatttttagtttaaataatttttaggttaattagattaattgatgTTAATTTGATTTTTCGTAGTATAATTTTAAATCGGTACTATTTAGACATATTAGTGTAGATAATTAATTTCTGTTTAATTCAacttcccttgggtacgatcctcggaatacttctcggagtgtttcattgtaacattcttctatattacaatttgacctgtatacttgcaaACACCGCTacttaattttatatctttttgttGTTGTATTTCCAATCTAGATGTTCGCACTTCTGGCGGTGgtcaaatgaatagaaaaagagaaatgagaaacattcaatAATGGTTATGGTTTTTTCGAAATGAAATAATGGAATAATTTAGAAATGAATATAGGTTtccgaaatggaaatggaaatgaaaatgattgatttgcaattctatatggattacttaaaaatgatcggaagaatgagtttatgattttgagatgttttgaagcctaaaaatgaaaataaatcattcggtcaCAGTGAAgatattgagttgtgaaatattaaacataattCTCTAAATTTTACCAAGGGTAAAATCGTTAAAACTTTATTTGGGGTAAAATCATCCAAATTTTACTAGGgataaaatagggatgagaaaattgtttaatatagaatattaaaattttattttgagaaatagaaaaactgaatcgAGTTGGATCACAATACAGAGTACTAGGTCAAAAGGCccaagaagtactcgtaattggacctgaTGTAAGAAAGACCCAAAACCCttcatataacatgaagggggCAGCAATCCTAGTAGGAATACTAAGGTATGCCATCCACCAcactcctactctaagtaggaagtGCTTTTtgtatttgaaataaaccactacaactcaacaaagttTCTACCTTCTTTTCTTATAAATAGAGGACACCAGTAAGGTATAAAACAAATATTTGAGAGATTGTTACTTTGCCGAAAagtagagagaatttattcttagctattaaatatattttttcagaataacaattctactagtttctattaaagaagagggAATTTTCGTTTCCAtcctaaataaaaaagataaaactatttctagttctgtgtttcaattcaatttattcgagcccacactcgaagtagtttgTGGTATGAGAATATCAGAGAAGACCGTTTGGTTGAAGGTCGAGAATAATGAACGTTCGCTAAGCCCAAAACACAAGTTCAGTTAGGGTTTATTGCAATAAATATTACAAACCGggtcagatttcaaaattttaatttttcgctgttcaagaaaaccattttcaaaccaaatttttTCCAACACACAAACTCTCCCAATCttcatcaaaaaataattttcatcatAAACTAAATATTCATGAAAAACGATTGGGTGTTGGTCAAATGGTTTTAGATATTTTGGATTTCCCAAAATTCTATAACCAAAATTTGAAACCTTAACTTATGTTTTCTCCAAAACATATGGTTTTCAAGTTTAAATCCAAAATCAAACAactttaaaaaacataaaaaagataaaaacatacTTGGCAAAATTTGCATTTGATCCCTGGAGAGGTGTGTTGATTTTCATTCTTCATGGTTTGAGTTCTCCACTTTGATTTTCACTACAAGATTTCTAGTCAGTTTCTAGTTCATAAGGTTTTCTGaaaaatactaaataaaaaatttaattaatgatataattatataaaaaaggtAACCTAATTACAACTAATCTAATTCTAAGAACTACAGCATTAGAAAAagatatctaataaataattatatatcaaTATCCATTCACATGTATATTCACAACATACATAAGAATTGAGAATGCCACATTCTATCATTTTAATCAACACACAAGAAGAGGGAAGAAACATTTGACCATCAATTTATGCAATTAGACATAGCATGACCCAAGCTCTaattgttagaaaataatttgaaaaatatgcTAGAGTTGgtgtaacaaaattttaaaattttttgaaaagaaCTTTTTTGTGATACATCCAACTCTTTctataacaattaaatttatcTGTAAAAGATTTGGATGTTATAAAGAGGTGATTTTTATATACTTGTAAGAACATTTGAGACAActataacaacatttaaaatttaaatcataattgaaattttaaaaatttcaaattaaaaactataatatTATTAACTAGTGAGATTTAGATAGgatgtttaataaaatttataaatgtaattttatttgttcaatattatttttatttaataatatatgattaatatattttttatataaaattcaagtattttattgaattaatatctttaactaaatttattttaatttagttagtaATTGAaccaattttaccaaaatttggAAGAATAAATTGCTATAAAGAGCTAATTTGTAGAAAGTGTGCATCATACTTTATGCTAATTGTTGTTagagatgaaaaataaaataaaataaaaggttggttttgcaaccaattttatttttataatgaaatATTGCTGTGGTTGTATAatgattataaatattattattaataattttggtttaatcattaaattagttaattaaatgctTTCAAAAACCCATAAACAAAATTTGGAAAGAAGAAATTGACCGGGAATGAATTAGTTAAACAAACTAATTCAGTTACACAAATTGTTTAGATTTTATTCTCTTTTGTTACATAGCCCGAaggtttttattgattttttatcccaataaataaataaataacacaatTTATACTACTAACTAATCTTTGCTGAAGTTAATTCTTCtaacattgaaaaaaaaaaacagtttagTTCTTTTAAAAATCAGCTCTCAGCTTGATTTCAGAAGTTCGTTACGCAAAgtataattaacaaaaaaaaccgGTAGCTTTGTACAAGGAAACAATGACCACtacattaatattattttgatctAAGCAGCTAGGAATTAAAACGAAATTTAACCACATAAAATCCTAACGATGTAAGGGAAAAAAACCAAATACTAAAAAATGTAAACGAATCAGCCTCTCAGCTTTGATCTAAGATATATGGAGCTCCCACATTGTTACCAGAAATAGGGACAAATGAGAACTGATTAGTAGCAGAGCCATGCAAACCAAAAATACCCCAAGTTTCAACCATTTGCTTCGCAATGCTTTCATATAACCTTGTCGACAGGTTAGGCAATCGTAGCATAATGCGTCTCTATCGTTCTTCCATAAATCACAGTCGGGATTGTAAGTATCAGAATCAGTTTGCATTTGATCATTCTTTTCCCAGAAGGTCGCGTTTACATACTGCAACGGGCAGTCTGCAGGTGGTCTGCAACATCCAGACTTTACAATGGAACATAATTAGTATGTAGTACCAAAACAAAAGATTTAGAAATATTATTGTTTGTGATATGTAAAATGATAATACATACCTCCACCGACGATAATTTCTTCATGCTGAAATCATATGATTTGAGTTTCGTTGATGTCAAGGCTAAATCACGGCAGACGCCAGTGTCGTAGATGCATTCTTTGATGTTGTTCCAAAGCTCGTTGTCATGAATTTTCATCTCGAACCACAATGGTGTAGCTGGAATCCTTCTGTTTTCCATGCTGTTAGCGCCAAGGAATGCAAGACCGATGGTGAACATCACGGTCAACGGCACCATAACCACAACGATTCCCACCATCTGCATTCGAGCTCTCAAGAAGAGAGCTGCATTGCAGATGAAGAAAACACAGATCAAGCCAATGCTGATCCCAATCTGCAAGCTAGGCAACTTGAATAGCCATTCGCAGTCATAGCTTTTCATGTATAGCAACCAGATAACGGAGGAAAGAACCGGAAGTGAGAAAACAAATGAAACAACGGATAATAAACCTGAAACGCGTTTCACCTGAAAGAATTTCCCTGGAATAATGTTTTTCTTCGGGGGTACTTCAGCCTGTTTATGTTCGTTCTCTTCAATAATTGGCACTTGTACCTCTTCTGCTGGATTACCATCAGCTTTATCATCTGCCATTGTATTAACGAAGAACAAGACCTTTGCAAGAAAtgattgtcaaaaaaaaaaaaaaaagaatctgaTTAAATGTTACACCTACTTTTTAGTGCATGCCCAACTGTATAAGCATCAAGACAAACAAGACAACCCAACTGCTACGTTTTTTTGGTAATACACTAACATCTTGTAAGGGATATACCGATATATAGTTTCGTGTTTTTTACCGAGTCCTAATCTTTAATCCACTTATCGCACGGATATAGTTGGAGAGATATTAGGGAAAAGTTAAAGAGTCTGTTTCCCTTGATATTttaccatatttatttatatattacgtGTAACAATATGTACTTTGATGTTCAAGATTTCTAACAACAATTCATGTGatcaaacatttatatataattcaaCTGATAAAGTTGGtaatttgttttttcatttttgctGACAACTATTTAACTGAAGTGGAATATTTTATAGTAATTGGATTAATAGGCAAGTTTTAAGTATGTTCACATCAGTCTCAAACCTTGGTACGAGCACTTGATGGGTCCCTTGACTTTGCTCATTCTAGGATCTATTCGTATTGTAATTAGGATATTTTATACCCATAAATAATACATATACTCGAAATACTTCTGTATGTGATCTTGGTTTCATTTCTTTCATAGATAAGACCACATATCTTCGTTTACATGTTTCGATTATCTCGTTCCAAACTCAACCGCTTCCCTATCAAAGGTGAGATGTTTGCCATCTTAAAAATACCCTtgattatacaaacttacctattAAAGCAATAAGAGTTGTGTTGAACTTTTTCTCTtcacttaaaaaaaatagataaattaatcattatatattagatcaaaaaataaattgatcattatgttaaaaattttattaatttctacGGTTCAAAACTTGTCCTTATATTCTGGTATGATGTACACGTTGCATGTTATGTGTAATTATCTGGTTATTCTATTAGTCAcgtcagtttttaacaatagaaatggatgaaatttttaacataaatgaTCATTTTGTTCTTTAATCTAACTCACAAAAACTAATTTGCACATTTTTACATTAAAAAGGACAAAATATAATTTGACTTTTAGTACAGAGCCCTCCAAAATTTGCCATGGTAACATATTAACTCACTTTTCCATAATAATgtcatatttcataaattttcacaaatataaaaaattaaaatttttaatcattcTATGAAAACCAATTTTCATAATAGAATATTAGTTAATATGACATCTCATAACCAAACATTTTTACTGCAACTTGCCAACTACTTATTACAACATATTTAAGTCATGGAACTTTACACATAATCATGAAATAATCATTTCCatatttatataacaaaaatttattaatttcctTAGCACGTTAGCATAGTAAAAGAAAGGGTGTTGACAATAGTGGGATAAAGTCGTGATTGTTATTCATCAacataaaagaatatataaatagaaaaattactcCTATTCTCCCTCAACTTCATAAAATAGATTATCTCATAATATTGCATATAAACCTAATACTTATATACTTCCTAAAATATTTCATACAAATCTTCCGCAATACCCCCTCAAGTTGGAGCATGCAAATCGTAAATGCCCAACTTGttaaaaaatgatcaaattgttcTTTTTCCTAAGCCTTTGTAAATATGTCTGCTAGTTGATCTATAGTAGAGACATAGGAAGTAGAAATAAGTCATTCCTAAATTGCATCCCAAATAAAATGACTATCCACCTTAATATGCTTCGTACGTTCGTGATTAACAGTATTATGAACAATATGCAGGGCAGACTGACTATCACAGAACAAAGGAATAGCTTTAGTGTGATGCACCCCAAGACTGGGTAGCAGAGCTTTTAACCATTTCAATTCACAAGTAATAGAGGCCATAGAACGATACTCTACTTCATTTGAGGAACGAGAGGTAGTGTGTTGCTTCCTATTTTTTAATGAGATAGGCGACTGCCTGAGAAACACAAGCCAGACAAATAGAGACCATCGAGTGGTGGGATATGCAACCCAATCTAAGTCACACTAGGCTTGCAAAGGCAACTCACTATCTGAATGTTGAAAGATACCTCGGCCTGGAGCACCTTTTAAATAGCGAACTACTTAGATTGTCGCATTTAAATGCTCTTGCTTAGGATGCTACATAAATCAAGATAAAACATGCATAGAGTAAGCTAAATCTAGACACATGATAGCCAAATATATAAGGTGACCCATCAATCGTCGATAGGACTCAGGATCTACAATCAATTCTCCTGAAGCATGTGCAAGTCTGCGGTTTTGTTCAATCGGAGAGCTAGTTGGTTTGGCTCCCAATAATCCTACCTTGGAAATAATATCAAGTGCATACTTACGTTGACACAAGAACAAACCTTGAGGACTACAAGCAACCTCATTACCTAAAAAGTACTTTAGTACTCcgtgtaacgcccctaacccgtctctgtcACCGAGTTAAGGTTACGGAGCTTTACTAAACCAAACaaaacttttaactttaaaacagAATAATAATACAATTTAATACTTATTAACAATAACTCAATGCAATCATAGCAAAAATACACATTTGGGCCTTAAATTGAGcattcgaggccctaaaaataatttagaaacaaattaggatcaatttgaaacaatttagaAATTTGGGAAAAGTTTGATAAAAAATTAGGaagcaggggtcacacggctgtatgACATATCCCAGACATTGTTTATATTCAAAGTctagacacacagctgtgtcccagcctgtgtgtcTGCCCCTGTGAATATTCGAAATAAGGTCACATAGTCATGTCTCAGGTAGTGTGCTAGACAGTGTGTGCATTCGATGTTGGGTCAcaaggccatgtaactctctgaacCCGTGTGTACAAACCTGCAATTTAAAATCAAACTACACACGATCATGTAAATAGaccatgtgcgacacacgaccgtgtgacagcctgtgtctcaggtcgtgtgtcCCAAAACGTACCTTGAAAATCAAGTTTACCAACTATGCTTACTTGAGACACAAACCTACCATTTACCAACCAATTTACTTACTCATAACACACCTAAACaagaccaaaacatgccaaaatcatacataaatcatacaattcaaaagcTCATCCAATGTACCCTTATTGGTACCACAATTAAACATCTAAACAATTCAACCTCAATGTCATGGTTTCATATCCCAAACATACATCACATACCTACCATTCAACCATTTCATTCACACTTCAATATACCAAAAAGTTACCTAATCACAAGACATTCACAAATAACCAAAACACATATTTACATCTTCATGCACCAATTATCATCATAGGATATTAAAACACAATAAAAGCTTGGCACAATTTCAAAACAGCCCAAGTTACAAAAATAACATACAACCCTACACATGCCATTTGTAACCATTTCCATATAtttaaaaactaccaaaatggaTTGATGGATTGTGTGATCGTGCTCAGACGTTGATTCCAACCATTTGAGCTTTCCGATGatctacaaaacatagaaaaataattacGTAAGCAACTAGtccttagtaagctcgaataaaaGAAACTTAGACTCACTAAACATAAACGATTAAACCGTTAAAACATTGCTTATCTAAAATTATGCACACTTTTCCTTCCTAATCACAACACACCATAAGGTTAGTAGGTGTGTTAATGAACATATCCAATCAATTGAATATGAAACATATCAATATGAAGTTCAATACATAATTCCTCAATCTATTGCTCAATCGGTTcccttttcatttcatattcatatacAAACATTTTCCATTTCATGTTTCTATAACATAGTTCATTTCATATATACAtccattttttaaaactttaattggccattgaatcaaatgaaataacatcgaaTACTTGAAAAATACTCATATAACCACTTAATTCCCTAAACACACCACAAcatcataatttaacatatttatagacatatgAAACATATAATCACACTAAGATTTTAGTATTCACTATCAAACCATACTAATAAAAACATTCATCTCATATTCATACACGTGATACAAATCTTACTCGACACATGTTACTTGAATAGCAATGATTGAAGGatgccatggtgtctttcaaccatggtcttatttataCTCGGCTTGATGCCATaatgtctttcaaccatggtcttattcactTTCCGGTATGATGCCATAGTGTTTTTCAACCATAGTCTTATTCACTTTCCaatatgatgccatagtgtcattcaaccatggtcttattcactTTCTaatatgatgccatagtgtcttttaactatggtcttattcattttcgaTAGGATGTTGTAGTGTCTTtcagatatggtcttacttgTCTAAATAATGATGTCATAGcttctttcagctatggtcttactcgtctTCATCCTGATGAAcctgcttatatatatattagaagaTATACCATTCAGTTCACACATACTTATTTACTATGTTTCCTAAATCAATTCGTTATTTCCAATTTCATGTCTTACCTCAATTAATTATGttaactataatatatatatataaacctttATAACtgaattcaaataattataaacacattATTTCATCACAAAAATTCATCTATGTAGTTTTCCATTTTCAAGCATAATCTTTAACTTAATTAACATTTCAACTTAATCCATTTCATTGCTTACAATTTATTAAGCAAATGAACTCAATCACAACATACATATGTGGAtattaaaacacaaaaacaaaaaataaattaaaataaattgatttacgaacttacctaaTCCAAAAACGGCAATGAACCCAACACCGATGGTTACACTGCTAACTTTCCTTTCCCGCGATTATTGTTTGATTGACTTGTTTCttgatttaaatataataatttaattcaattatccaattcaaatacttaaaaatacttaaattcatgtaatttaccatttatcaacattttgcatttttACCTTGAACTTTctccttttattcaatttagtccctaaacccgaaactttcacatttatcacaattaaatcaaattcaaGCTAGCAAAATTATCTATCATACATATACAACccataattactaaattttcacaagaatttatgctaaatttactattttatcaatttagtccttaaactttaaaataaactaaagtcattttataaaatagttctatttaactatcaaacttataaatctatcatcaaacttcaaagtCATCACAAATTCATTAATGGAAAGattcaaaatatttgaaaatttcacaaattagtccctaggttagctagattaagcaacaacgatctcaaaaacataaaaattagtaaaaaccAACTAAGAAAATGCTTACATGCAAGAGAAAAGAGATGATCGAATGTTTGTTCTTCTTCTCCCCTTAGCATTCGATTGAAGATGAaagaaaatggttaaatttttttctttttttttcttttaaaaaaaattaaaa is a window of Gossypium hirsutum isolate 1008001.06 chromosome D08, Gossypium_hirsutum_v2.1, whole genome shotgun sequence DNA encoding:
- the LOC107918112 gene encoding tetraspanin-15 isoform X1: MADDKADGNPAEEVQVPIIEENEHKQAEVPPKKNIIPGKFFQVKRVSGLLSVVSFVFSLPVLSSVIWLLYMKSYDCEWLFKLPSLQIGISIGLICVFFICNAALFLRARMQMVGIVVVMVPLTVMFTIGLAFLGANSMENRRIPATPLWFEMKIHDNELWNNIKECIYDTGVCRDLALTSTKLKSYDFSMKKLSSVESGCCRPPADCPLQYVNATFWEKNDQMQTDSDTYNPDCDLWKNDRDALCYDCLTCRQGYMKALRSKWLKLGVFLVCMALLLISSHLSLFLVTMWELHIS
- the LOC107918112 gene encoding tetraspanin-15 isoform X3 → MADDKADGNPAEEVQVPIIEENEHKQAEVPPKKNIIPGKFFQIGISIGLICVFFICNAALFLRARMQMVGIVVVMVPLTVMFTIGLAFLGANSMENRRIPATPLWFEMKIHDNELWNNIKECIYDTGVCRDLALTSTKLKSYDFSMKKLSSVESGCCRPPADCPLQYVNATFWEKNDQMQTDSDTYNPDCDLWKNDRDALCYDCLTCRQGYMKALRSKWLKLGVFLVCMALLLISSHLSLFLVTMWELHIS
- the LOC107918112 gene encoding tetraspanin-15 isoform X2, whose product is MIKLMVIQQKRYKCQLLKRTNINRLKYPRRKTLFQGNSFSYDCEWLFKLPSLQIGISIGLICVFFICNAALFLRARMQMVGIVVVMVPLTVMFTIGLAFLGANSMENRRIPATPLWFEMKIHDNELWNNIKECIYDTGVCRDLALTSTKLKSYDFSMKKLSSVESGCCRPPADCPLQYVNATFWEKNDQMQTDSDTYNPDCDLWKNDRDALCYDCLTCRQGYMKALRSKWLKLGVFLVCMALLLISSHLSLFLVTMWELHIS